The following coding sequences lie in one Paracidovorax avenae genomic window:
- a CDS encoding MFS transporter, with translation MGRTDHAAAKAPGSFAPLAIPVFAVLWAATVLGNIGSFMRDVASAWMVTELSSSPAAVALIQTAATLPVFLLAIPAGVLSDILDRRRFLIGVQVLLGAVSGTLLVLAHAQALTVEWLVALTFVGGIGAALMGPTWQSIVPELVPRSELKSAVALNSLGINIARAIGPAAGGLLLASFGAAAAYGLDVLSYVFVIAALLWWKRPQAEASALNEQFFGAFRAGVRYARASRELHVVLLRAAVFFLFASSVWALLPLVARRMLGGSAGFYGVMLGAVGAGAILGAVLLPRLRRRLDTDGLVLLASAVTAVVMGVLALAPPQWAAVALMLVLGLGWIIALTTLNGVAQAVLPNWVRGRGLAIYLMVFNGAMALGSLGWGLVAGQLGLPATLLAGAGGLVAVSLVFHRVKLPTGDADLQPSNHWPEPLLAEPVAHDRGPVMVQVEYRVRRHDLPAFLQAMQHVARERRRDGAYAWGVAEHTGEPGRVIEWFLVESWAEHLRQHRRVSRADADQQAEARRFHIGPDAPVVHHFLALDPRDPAASVPRDPAPGGHGHGHGHGHAGSGGAD, from the coding sequence ATGGGCCGCACTGACCACGCCGCCGCCAAGGCACCGGGCAGCTTCGCGCCGCTCGCCATTCCCGTCTTCGCAGTGCTGTGGGCCGCCACGGTGCTGGGCAATATCGGCAGCTTCATGCGCGACGTGGCCAGCGCCTGGATGGTGACGGAGCTGTCCTCCAGCCCCGCGGCGGTGGCGCTGATCCAGACGGCGGCCACGCTGCCCGTCTTCCTGCTGGCGATTCCCGCGGGCGTGCTGTCGGACATCCTGGACCGCCGCCGCTTCCTGATCGGCGTGCAGGTGCTGCTGGGCGCCGTCAGCGGCACGCTGCTGGTGCTGGCCCACGCGCAGGCGCTGACGGTGGAATGGCTGGTGGCGCTCACCTTCGTGGGCGGCATCGGAGCCGCGCTGATGGGCCCGACCTGGCAGTCCATCGTGCCCGAACTGGTGCCGCGCAGCGAGCTCAAGAGCGCCGTGGCGCTGAATTCGCTGGGCATCAACATCGCCCGCGCCATCGGCCCGGCCGCCGGCGGCCTGCTGCTGGCGAGCTTCGGCGCTGCGGCGGCCTATGGCCTCGACGTGCTGAGCTATGTGTTCGTGATCGCCGCGCTGCTGTGGTGGAAGCGCCCGCAGGCCGAGGCCTCGGCGCTGAACGAGCAATTCTTCGGCGCCTTCCGGGCCGGCGTGCGCTATGCCCGCGCCAGCCGCGAGCTGCACGTGGTGCTGCTGCGCGCGGCGGTGTTCTTCCTGTTCGCCAGTTCCGTCTGGGCGCTGCTGCCGCTGGTGGCGCGGCGCATGCTGGGCGGCTCGGCCGGCTTCTACGGCGTGATGCTGGGCGCGGTGGGGGCGGGCGCCATCCTGGGCGCGGTGCTGCTGCCGCGGCTGCGCAGGCGCCTGGACACCGACGGGCTGGTGCTGCTGGCCTCGGCCGTCACGGCGGTGGTGATGGGCGTGCTGGCGCTGGCGCCGCCGCAGTGGGCCGCCGTGGCGCTGATGCTGGTGCTGGGCCTGGGCTGGATCATTGCGCTGACCACGCTCAACGGCGTGGCCCAGGCGGTGCTGCCCAACTGGGTGCGGGGCCGCGGGCTGGCCATCTACCTGATGGTGTTCAACGGCGCCATGGCGCTGGGCAGCCTGGGCTGGGGCCTGGTGGCCGGCCAGCTGGGCCTGCCGGCCACGCTGCTGGCCGGGGCGGGCGGCCTGGTGGCCGTGTCGCTGGTCTTCCACCGCGTCAAGCTGCCCACGGGCGACGCCGATCTGCAGCCGTCCAACCACTGGCCCGAGCCGCTGCTGGCCGAACCCGTGGCGCACGACCGCGGCCCGGTGATGGTGCAGGTCGAATACCGGGTGCGGCGGCACGACCTGCCCGCCTTCCTGCAGGCCATGCAGCACGTGGCCCGCGAGCGCCGCCGCGATGGAGCCTATGCCTGGGGCGTGGCCGAGCACACGGGGGAGCCGGGACGGGTGATCGAATGGTTCCTGGTCGAGTCCTGGGCGGAGCATCTGCGGCAGCACCGGCGCGTCTCGCGTGCCGATGCCGACCAGCAGGCCGAGGCACGGCGCTTCCACATCGGACCGGACGCCCCGGTGGTGCACCACTTCCTGGCCCTGGATCCGCGCGATCCCGCAGCCTCCGTGCCGAGGGACCCGGCCCCGGGCGGCCACGGTCACGGTCACGGCCACGGCCATGCCGGCAGCGGCGGGGCGGACTGA
- a CDS encoding AAA family ATPase, which translates to MNSPADRLLLALSGRPMVLGREGARPLQFKYRKSAALLGYLVGQARREVRRELLAQWLWPDLDMQAGRANLRVVLADLQAQWRQLALPGTIRVERDWIMYQPAAGLCADLEIRTSPHLLDAIEGELPADWIFALQSEPADWLAGADEGASEEFREWLGVQRQRMEAVRSDREVPAPAAAALPAVPAGSGAEGCADVAAITLLRVQLADVDASDRHPSTPEMDALVDALKAEVQRFDGVVLATDDAGCTLGFGVDSRHTGQRWQALRCAAALAAMMPPGRALSAGATHGWVLLDRAPQWHAVGWRMRLAERLAQRAEPGEIVCDESMADMAPSFGCRPLGTQRFRGMGREFTLFGCRLDQREARLPPGGDFAGSSFFGRQALVASLLQTLRAPAGAGPLAVCLSGEPGVGKTRTAWECARCWLEQGGVVWMAALPEGAGTPWRALHDLLAGMLAGRDDAGGVDLPPPARQALMAFLETRNVGRRQRADLADGLGRLLLGHGEGPALVVVDDAQWLDHATAEFLLPLAQQQPQLRWLLNRRADTPQPLPIPGLQEIALAPLDDDAAREVLRSLPDGPGLTPDALRGRIASARGLPLYLLAGSIHPDGASHFNEFCHALLNRLGPLREGMEVAAVLGMLFSRDDLAHLCGEAPAADALEGGIRAGLVVARGLGHAAFFHARLREYVLSAMRPEQLQRHARRAAGRAAQQGQHARAAGLLEQAGDPAAAAEAWYRAARQAVAEDDMAAACDSCARLAALGYFPGPAGIEARILHGRCLIARHGYGSDQAHAVVQELGRIPLPPSLDPELMFDMQMLAYLGSSSQGYVHGLDHAHRLQAMARSPAQHFAAAWAMGNTLFWLGRFEEARGWFEANRRMGRALELRERMAHLMSDLAVFSGAQLAWLLWFVGEDALSRETIEQARAEALQSATRQDLCIVQCFHALVAWCRRDPPAMLATAEVAWTVAELEGLQFWYGLAGMLIVLARAHAGLPVDLAAVTSGTTALQVGYRAAATTEAWFGISVLCATGNPSGALALAEQALAAAHLSEHQYCCMDIWRLKAQALSELGRPEEAVAAGRQAAALARQAGAHGWLAQWGGTLPSPSRP; encoded by the coding sequence GTGAACAGCCCCGCCGATAGATTGCTGCTCGCCCTGTCCGGGCGCCCGATGGTGCTGGGCAGGGAAGGGGCCAGGCCGCTCCAGTTCAAGTACCGCAAGAGCGCCGCCCTGCTGGGCTATCTGGTCGGGCAGGCCCGGCGCGAGGTGCGGCGGGAACTGCTGGCGCAATGGCTGTGGCCCGATCTCGACATGCAGGCCGGGCGCGCCAACCTGCGGGTGGTGCTGGCCGACCTGCAGGCCCAGTGGCGGCAGCTGGCGCTGCCCGGGACGATCCGCGTGGAGCGCGACTGGATCATGTACCAGCCCGCTGCGGGGCTGTGTGCCGACCTGGAGATCCGCACGTCGCCGCACCTGCTCGACGCCATCGAGGGAGAGCTGCCCGCGGACTGGATCTTCGCCCTGCAGTCCGAGCCCGCCGACTGGCTGGCGGGGGCCGACGAGGGCGCGTCGGAGGAGTTCCGCGAGTGGCTCGGCGTACAGCGCCAGCGGATGGAGGCGGTCCGCAGCGACCGGGAGGTGCCCGCCCCGGCGGCGGCGGCGCTGCCCGCCGTGCCGGCCGGCAGCGGGGCCGAGGGATGCGCCGATGTGGCCGCGATCACGCTGCTGCGCGTGCAACTGGCGGACGTGGATGCCAGCGACCGCCATCCCAGCACGCCCGAAATGGACGCCCTGGTCGATGCCCTGAAGGCGGAGGTGCAGCGCTTCGACGGCGTGGTGCTGGCGACCGACGATGCCGGCTGCACGCTGGGCTTCGGCGTGGACAGCCGCCACACCGGGCAGCGCTGGCAGGCGCTGCGCTGCGCGGCCGCATTGGCGGCCATGATGCCCCCCGGCCGCGCTTTGAGCGCGGGCGCCACCCATGGCTGGGTGCTGCTGGATCGCGCGCCGCAGTGGCACGCCGTGGGCTGGCGCATGCGACTGGCCGAGCGGCTGGCCCAGCGGGCCGAGCCGGGCGAAATCGTCTGCGACGAGAGCATGGCCGACATGGCGCCCAGCTTCGGGTGCCGGCCCCTGGGCACCCAGCGCTTTCGCGGCATGGGCCGTGAATTCACGCTTTTCGGCTGCCGGCTGGACCAGCGGGAAGCGCGGCTGCCACCCGGGGGTGATTTCGCCGGCAGCAGCTTTTTCGGGCGGCAGGCGCTCGTCGCCTCGCTGCTGCAGACCCTCCGGGCCCCTGCAGGCGCCGGTCCGCTGGCGGTCTGCCTGAGCGGCGAGCCGGGCGTCGGCAAGACGCGCACCGCGTGGGAGTGCGCCCGGTGCTGGCTGGAGCAGGGCGGCGTGGTGTGGATGGCGGCCCTGCCGGAAGGCGCCGGCACGCCGTGGCGCGCCCTGCACGACCTGCTGGCCGGCATGCTCGCGGGCCGTGACGATGCGGGCGGCGTGGATCTTCCGCCACCGGCACGGCAGGCGCTGATGGCCTTCCTGGAAACGCGCAACGTGGGCCGGCGGCAGCGCGCCGACCTGGCCGACGGGCTGGGCCGGCTGCTGCTGGGCCATGGCGAGGGGCCGGCGCTGGTGGTGGTGGACGACGCGCAATGGCTCGATCACGCCACGGCCGAATTTTTGCTGCCGCTGGCGCAGCAGCAGCCGCAACTGCGCTGGCTGCTGAACCGCCGTGCGGATACGCCCCAGCCGCTGCCCATCCCGGGCCTGCAGGAGATCGCGCTCGCCCCCCTGGACGACGACGCCGCGCGCGAGGTGCTGCGCAGCCTGCCGGACGGCCCGGGCCTCACGCCCGACGCCCTGCGCGGCCGCATCGCCAGCGCGCGCGGACTGCCGCTGTACCTGCTGGCAGGGTCGATCCACCCGGACGGTGCCAGCCATTTCAACGAGTTCTGCCACGCCCTGCTCAACCGGCTGGGCCCGCTGCGCGAGGGCATGGAGGTGGCGGCCGTGCTGGGCATGCTGTTCTCGCGCGACGACCTGGCGCACCTGTGCGGCGAGGCCCCGGCGGCCGACGCCTTGGAAGGCGGCATCCGCGCGGGGCTTGTCGTTGCGCGGGGGCTGGGCCATGCGGCCTTCTTCCATGCGCGGCTGCGCGAATACGTGCTGTCGGCCATGCGGCCCGAACAGTTGCAGCGCCATGCCCGCCGTGCGGCCGGCCGCGCGGCGCAGCAGGGCCAGCATGCCCGCGCGGCAGGGCTGCTGGAGCAGGCCGGCGACCCCGCGGCCGCTGCCGAAGCCTGGTACCGCGCGGCGCGGCAGGCCGTGGCCGAGGACGACATGGCCGCCGCCTGCGACAGCTGCGCCCGCCTGGCGGCACTGGGGTACTTTCCCGGGCCGGCCGGCATCGAGGCGCGCATACTGCACGGGCGCTGCCTGATCGCGCGCCACGGCTACGGCTCGGACCAGGCGCATGCGGTGGTGCAGGAGCTCGGCCGCATTCCGCTGCCCCCCTCGCTCGATCCGGAGCTGATGTTCGACATGCAGATGCTGGCCTATCTCGGGTCCAGCTCGCAGGGCTATGTCCATGGGCTGGACCATGCGCACCGGCTGCAGGCGATGGCCCGCAGCCCCGCGCAGCATTTCGCCGCCGCCTGGGCGATGGGCAACACGCTGTTCTGGCTGGGGCGCTTCGAGGAGGCGCGCGGCTGGTTCGAGGCCAACCGGCGCATGGGCCGGGCGCTGGAGCTGCGCGAGCGCATGGCGCACCTCATGTCCGACCTGGCCGTGTTCTCGGGCGCCCAGTTGGCCTGGCTGCTGTGGTTCGTCGGCGAGGACGCCCTGTCGCGCGAGACCATCGAGCAGGCCCGGGCGGAGGCGCTGCAGTCGGCCACGCGGCAGGACCTGTGCATCGTCCAGTGCTTCCATGCCCTGGTGGCCTGGTGCCGCCGGGACCCGCCGGCCATGCTGGCGACGGCCGAGGTCGCCTGGACGGTGGCCGAGCTCGAGGGCCTGCAATTCTGGTACGGGCTGGCCGGCATGCTGATCGTGCTGGCGCGGGCCCACGCCGGTCTGCCGGTGGATCTCGCGGCGGTGACCTCCGGTACGACGGCCCTGCAGGTCGGCTACCGGGCCGCAGCCACCACGGAGGCCTGGTTCGGCATCTCCGTGCTCTGCGCGACCGGCAACCCGTCCGGCGCGCTGGCCCTGGCCGAGCAGGCGCTGGCCGCCGCGCACCTGAGCGAACACCAGTATTGCTGCATGGACATCTGGCGGCTCAAGGCCCAGGCCCTGTCGGAGCTGGGCCGGCCGGAAGAGGCCGTGGCAGCGGGCCGGCAGGCGGCGGCGCTGGCCCGGCAGGCAGGAGCGCACGGGTGGCTCGCGCAATGGGGCGGCACGCTGCCCTCACCAAGCCGGCCCTGA
- a CDS encoding prepilin-type cleavage/methylation domain-containing protein, with the protein MAIVLAVIGLIIGAIAIGKDVQRNAEYTKIKNKFIDQWEQAYNAYYQRTGVVPGDSQTAPRLMVNGANYAGAAGVLSGGDMTGATEPGAICHGAAGPNMVRGMQGAGAAAGAANAFDLRLLMNQAGVRMPPGRAEGSEDRYVYLDTNGNPQEIQVCFQWNKPGSPENSGNVMVITGLTPDLARMLDQMIDGKPDAQEGRFRQQGIANGTANTAGVEWGANNTYQDGATGAAATTAGRTQDEDQVIRMVAIYKMNQ; encoded by the coding sequence ATGGCCATCGTCCTGGCCGTCATCGGCCTGATCATCGGCGCCATCGCCATCGGCAAGGACGTCCAGCGCAACGCCGAATACACCAAGATCAAGAACAAGTTCATCGACCAGTGGGAGCAGGCTTACAACGCCTACTACCAGCGCACGGGCGTGGTGCCGGGCGATTCGCAGACCGCGCCGCGGCTGATGGTCAATGGGGCCAATTACGCCGGTGCCGCGGGCGTGCTGTCCGGTGGCGACATGACCGGAGCCACGGAACCGGGCGCCATCTGCCACGGCGCGGCCGGTCCCAACATGGTGCGCGGCATGCAGGGCGCCGGTGCTGCCGCAGGTGCCGCGAATGCCTTCGACCTGCGCCTGCTGATGAACCAGGCCGGCGTGCGCATGCCGCCCGGCCGGGCAGAAGGGTCCGAAGACCGCTACGTGTATCTCGACACGAACGGCAACCCGCAGGAAATCCAGGTCTGCTTCCAGTGGAACAAGCCCGGCAGTCCCGAGAACTCGGGCAACGTGATGGTGATCACCGGCCTCACGCCCGACCTGGCCCGCATGCTGGACCAGATGATCGACGGCAAGCCGGACGCCCAGGAGGGGCGCTTCCGCCAGCAGGGCATCGCCAACGGCACGGCCAACACCGCCGGCGTGGAATGGGGCGCCAACAACACCTACCAGGATGGTGCGACGGGTGCGGCGGCGACCACCGCCGGCCGTACGCAGGACGAAGACCAGGTGATCCGCATGGTCGCCATCTACAAGATGAACCAGTGA
- a CDS encoding prepilin-type N-terminal cleavage/methylation domain-containing protein — translation MRPYRSPLARRIQRGFTLVEMAIVLAVIGLIIGAIAIAKDVQRNAEYQKIANKFAYQWKAAYDQYYQRNGGVIGDCQQAPTYMVNGSETSFGGAAAVCNRAGGAAKAGIPENFTNTGLKVCNGQGYAKDQVGAGDAGLATQNLRDLFSRIGVRMPPGRGEGQEDRYLYQDSNGNAVELQVCFQWNPPGTTSGAGNVMVLRGLTPDLARFLDQVIDGKPDSREGRFRIQGRTAHAAAGDANAPGTAWEANNTIASSIQATDTATGPANAGAATTTGRQYDEDRVVLLTAHWIMEE, via the coding sequence ATGCGCCCCTACCGCTCCCCGCTCGCCCGCCGCATCCAGCGCGGCTTCACGCTGGTCGAAATGGCCATCGTGCTGGCCGTCATCGGCCTGATCATCGGTGCCATCGCCATCGCCAAGGATGTGCAGCGCAACGCCGAATACCAGAAGATCGCCAACAAGTTCGCCTACCAGTGGAAGGCGGCCTACGACCAGTACTACCAGCGCAACGGCGGGGTGATAGGCGACTGCCAGCAGGCGCCGACCTACATGGTCAACGGCTCGGAAACCTCCTTCGGCGGTGCGGCCGCCGTGTGCAACCGCGCGGGCGGCGCCGCCAAGGCCGGTATTCCCGAGAACTTCACCAATACCGGCCTGAAGGTCTGCAACGGCCAGGGCTATGCCAAGGACCAGGTGGGCGCGGGCGATGCCGGCCTCGCCACGCAGAACCTGCGCGACCTGTTCAGCCGCATCGGCGTGCGCATGCCTCCCGGCCGCGGCGAGGGGCAGGAAGACCGCTACCTGTACCAGGACAGCAACGGCAATGCGGTCGAGCTGCAGGTCTGCTTCCAATGGAATCCGCCGGGTACCACCAGCGGCGCCGGCAACGTGATGGTGCTGCGCGGGCTCACGCCCGACCTGGCCCGCTTCCTGGACCAGGTGATCGACGGCAAGCCGGATTCGCGCGAAGGCCGCTTCCGCATCCAGGGCCGCACGGCGCACGCCGCTGCGGGCGACGCCAACGCGCCGGGCACGGCCTGGGAGGCCAACAACACGATCGCCAGCAGCATCCAGGCCACCGATACCGCCACGGGCCCGGCCAACGCCGGCGCCGCCACCACGACGGGTCGCCAGTACGACGAAGACCGCGTGGTGCTGTTGACGGCCCACTGGATCATGGAAGAGTGA